ACATCAACCTCGGTGCCAGCCGCGATCTTGTCGGCGTTTAGATTTGTTTCGGTATCGATCTCGTTCAGAGGAATCAATCTTTTATCGCGACTCTCTATGATAAGTTGCTGCAGCTCCTGCAGATGTACGTACAGCAGATCATTGATCCCTTTTTGCGCCGGAAAGCGGCGCATTTCGATGCGCCTGGCGGATACGTCCTTATCCTGCATATGCTCCAGGTTGGTCGCTTGATAATGCGGTGCGTTGCCCACCTGCTCCACAGTCCTGACGAATGTAAACACACGATTCATCAATTCGTTGACCAGGCGATCGATCGACCACTTCTGATGTATCGGCCCGTTATACGCCTGATCGAATTCGTGGATGACCCGAACAAATTCGGCCCGCAATTCCTTAGGCAGCTCTTGGACGAGCGGTGCGTTGATGAAGTCTGCATCCAGTTTACGCCAATGGTCGGCGTTATTGGTATAAAGCACAATAAAATTGCGAAACGCCACGGAGCTTTCCCCGAACGTGGACGCCCGATCGAGCGACAGATGACCGCCGCCGATCTCGGCATCCGGTTCCAGTTTAAGTTTCTTTGCGGCATTGAATATATCGTTATCGATGATGTGTTGAATTTCCTTGCTGCCCTTGAGATCCTTCAGACTGGTGGGCGCCGTCTGCGTTTCAATGCACCCGTCATCGATATCGAGCACCCACCACCATTCCCGCTGCAGCTCTTTGAGCTGATATTTGAACGCCCGGGCTTTAGGGCTTTTGGTCTTGCCTTGAGGGGGGATCTCGATACCGCCGGAAGTCCAGCGTTTGATATAATCGTTGGCCTTCTCCATAATGGAGTCGTCCTTCCCAATCTTGAGTCGTGCAATATCCGGATTGGTGAACGTGAACTCCGTTCCGATCTTCATGTCCTCGTTAACGCTTGATAGCGGGGTATCATATACCGACTGTTCCGCCGCATTGATCTGCTGGATAAGCGAGTTGAGCGCACCAATGGCCTGAGCATGATTGAGCAGCGGACTATCGGGATGCCCGTCAGTCGTCGTCGTCTCGTCGATGAAAGCCTCCCAGGCTCTACGCAGAGAGGTGGCCTTGGTTTTCAGATCGGGTCGCTCCTTGATAAGCTCGGACACGCGTAGGTACTCTTCCCATACGTGAGAGCCGTATATGTTGTAGATTTGACCGCGCGTTACCGCACCCACTAGCGGACCTGTCACGGCGGGATCGACGAAGCGCTGCAGCGGAGCTGATTGCTCCCCGCCCAGCCATTTGAGCAGCGACTGGTTGCCGATCGTCCGCTGCAGCTGCAGGAGTTGAGCGGCGCCCACGACCGGCTGCTTTAAACCGGCGGGACCCGAAGCATCCGGCCGGGGAGCGGCCGATACTTCGGTGCGTAGCCCGGGAGCGGCGGCACGTGAATTTTTTGCAGCCCTTGTATTCAAGCAATCACCTCAAATTTGTATTCGTTCGTTAGCCCCTTGTGCAAAGAGTCCGCCACCGGAGAAACGTATGGTCCAATAGACCATTCAATAATAGTAAAACACAAAAAAATAAAAATATGAATAGAGCTTCCAGTTTATGTATGATGGAAATGGGAACCATGCTTTACAAACGCTTTGGCTTCGATTAAGCTTTTACCGGGGATATGTACTGACAGGGCAGGGCAAGACAAACTTGCTCGCATGAGGAGGGAAAGACGATGTTGAACAAAGCACTGCTGATCGGGGATGTCATGCATGAGTGGGCGGGGACGCGCCGGCTGTTGGCAAGTTTGCCGGACGAGCATCTCGGTTGGAGACCGCACGCAAAGTCGCACACGCTCGGGGAATTGGCGACACACGTCGTCAACCTATTGAATTGGCAGTTGGGCATTCTTCGCGATCCGGGTATCGACCTGGCTATCACGTCTACTCGAAGATCGGCGTTAACGAGCCGCCAGGCTCTGCTGGACGAATTCGACACAAACATCCGGGAGCTCGAGCGGACGCTGGACGCCATCGACGAAGCGGCGTTGGCTTCGGATTGGACCCTTCGTCGCGGCGATACGGTCATGGCCGTTCAGCCGAAGGCGATCGCGTTCCGTACGATGGGCATGAGCCACATGGTCCACCACCGCGCGCAGCTCGGCGTCTATTTGCGTCTGCTCGACCAGCCGGTCCCGGGCGTTTACGGCCCGACCGCCGACGAACTCGGCAAGTAGCGAACTGCAAACCGAGGCCCGTCGGACTTGTCCGACGGGATTATCCATATTTATCCAGCCTATTCTCAAATCTTCTTCAAGAGCGATCCGAGCCTGTCCAAATTTTGTTCATTCCCCTCTTCGCAAATGGGTTTGAGCTTGTCGTAATCTTCCTTCGATGCAAGTTTCTGCCGGAAAGTAACTTCTGTCCCGCCTTGGGTGTCCTCGAACGTAGCAGTCACGATAAAGGGATGTCCGGTCTCGTGCCGCAGCACTATACGTTCAGGCCCGATTTCTTGAAATACGTTTCGGTGCGGATAGTCCGTTCCGTCCGGACCATGCATCGTATATTCCCAGACACCTTCAGGCCTTAAATCGAACGAGTTGAACGTATTCGTGAAACCGTGAGGTCCCCACCACTGGGCAAGCAGTTCCGGTTCCGTCCAAGCGCGGTAGACCAAATTCCGAGGAGCATCCAGCTTGCGGCGGGATATGAGTTCGAAAGTTTCCGCATTACTTTCCCCAAGCGATTTCCCTAGAAGGTCCAGCAATTGTTGTGTCCCCTGCTCAAGTTGTTCCGGCGTATCATGGCCGTCGAAAAACGCTCCCTGCTCTGTAAACACCAGTTTAGTGCCATCGCCTGTGGGGGTCAATTCAACGGTTGCGATGGAAACCGAAATCCGGAGTTCCCCTTGGTCCAGACTGTACGTATACACCAGTCGTTCATTGGGCACGATTTCCTGGTAATAAGCGTCAAAGGTAAAGACCGGCCCGCCCGCAGGCCCGCCTTGAGTGAACTCCCGCCCTCCTACGCGGAAGTCGAATACCTCCGCAGCCGGATACCAGCGTGCTTTGGCGTTCCGGTCCGACCATGCCGCAAATACGCGTTCGGGTGCGGCTCGGTAAATGCGTTCAATGCTAAATGTAGCATGAGTCGTAAAGCGCTGTTTCATAAGACGAATCCTCCCAATTCAATTTTTGTTTAAAAAATCGCCAAGCTGGTCGCAAAGGTGATCCCAGAAAATAAATTCGTCAACGGAAGGCGGTCGGCATAACCCACTCCTTTCTTTGTCGCTAGCTGATTACCGGTGTCTTCAGTATAAAACGTGACGTTACGTAAGGTGCAACAAGTAATTCATACTTTTGTTTCCTTAATCAGCGTCAGGCGATTTCTCGATGTCTATGTGCTCCAACCGATAACTTCCACCCAGCTTATTGTCCTGCTGGAAATATAACGTGTTCCCGGCAAAATAAAGGCTCGTCGTCCGCGCCATAGCGATCTCCTCGAGGCCGGACCCGTCCACCCGGATCCTCTCGATCGTTGCAGCCCCTTGGATGCCGAACAAACCTCTTGCCAAGTAAATCCACCCGTCTCGATAACTCAGCGCTGTAATGACTTTATCGGCCTTGTATAGAGGAATGACGACGGAGCCGTCAAGGCTCATCTTGCCAAGCTGATTGTCTTGTGCAAAATAAATCCATCCGTCGACGACCGTCATCCGCAACACATCATCCTGCAGCCTTGTCTGTCCGGAGCCATCAAGATTCATGACGTACAAATGTTTTGCAGCCCCTTCTTCCAGAAGATAATAAATTTTGTCACCATGCAGCGCCATGTAATAATTGATTTTGCCGCCGACGAGCAGCTCGTCTCCCGTACCGTCGATGTTCATTTTGCGGATGCCGTCGGGCCGATGATCGCCTCCGGTTGCGCCTTCCGGGTCCTGAAACGATCGATGAACATAATAGATGGAATTGTCCTTTACCCGTATCGTACTTACGGCATCCGGTGCGTTAACGATCCGGCTGCGCTGCGTTCCGTCCGTTTTGATTTTGTAAATGCCGCCTTCCGAACCGGCCGCAACGTAGTAAAGCCACTCCCCGACGATATTGATCGATACGGCATTATCGTCCGCGAGCTTGATTTCTTCACCCCCGTTTTTATTGAATTTAATGAGCTTGTTGCGATCCTCATTCGCATAAATCCAATCGCCCTGAACGGCAACAAGGCCGCCATTCGTTATATTGAAAAAGTCGGTTTGTTCCGCCTGCCTATCGGTTTGTTCTTCACACGATTCGATGCTCAGCCCGCGAGCTGCATCCCAGCTCGTCTTCCAGCCGAACTCATCGTGTATGAATCGCCACGTCATCGGAAAATACGTGACGCTGCGGAAAAGCAGGACCGGATACGTTTCTTTCGCGTTATCGATCGATTTTCCGTTCACCTGGACGGAAAATGGTGTCAATTCCGCTGCTTGGACGGTATCGTCCGCGTTCGTCTGCGGTACCAAATCCTGTTCAGGCGATGCACACGCGCCTTTTTTCTGCAGCGATAACCCTTCCGCCGAATCCCAAGAAACCGCCAAACCAAGCGCCGACGTATTTTTCCAAGTCATCGGGAAGTACGTGACGTCTTTGTAAAGAATCGGGGGATATTCGCTGTGTTTCACATCCATGTAAGTCCCGTTGACGACAACGGGAAACGCAGGGAAACTGACCTGCACGGTATTCGCCTGCGCATCCAGCACTTGATCTGCACGGCTTAAACCGATCAGCAGCACTCCCAACATCGCAATTGTTTTCATCCGCATACCCGGACATCACCTCCATCATTTAGACGAAGCGAAAACATGAAAGTTATGGCAAACAAAGCTAAAATCGGATCGGCGCTGCCGGTATCCAGCCGGCCAGATGCGCTCCTCCCTCCGGATGGTTACCCGCGGCAAGATCGCCTCCGTGCCGCCGAATGATTTTTTGCGATATCGTGAGCCCCAGTCCGCTGCCTCCGGTCGAACGATTCCTGGATATTTCCCCCCGGTATAAAGGCTCAAAAACCCGCTCCAGCTCTTCCGCCGAGAAACCCGGCCCCGTATCGCGAATCGTAAACTTGACTTGATCGTTCTCTAAATAACATTGAACGGCAATTTCTCCATTGGAGGGGGTATGTCTGACGGCATTATCCAAAAGGTTGTTGATGGAACGCTCCAATAAATGCACGTCACCGCTGATGAAGCAGCCGTCTGCAGCATGGCATACGATCGAGATGTGCTTTTGCCGGGCTTGCGGACTCAGGCTGTCCATCGACTGCTGGAGTATGTGTTTGAAATCAATACTCTTGTAGTGAAGTTTCATTTCCAAATATTCCATCTTGGTAAATGTGAAAAGGTCCTCTACAAGCCGGTCCAATTGCGCCGATTTTTCCTTGCAAACCGCCAAATATTTGGTTATTTTCTCCGGAGATTGGGCTATGCCTTGCTCCAGGCCGTCCAAATAACCTCGCAGGGCGAAGAGCGGGGTCCGCAAATCATGCGCAACGGCGGCGATCACGAATCGGCGTTCTTCTTCCAATTTCGCTTGTTTCCGAAAAGATTCCCGAAGCCCCTTCACCATCACGTCGAAGCCGTCGCGTACTTCGGAGATTTCGGTGATCCTGGACAAAGGCAGCTTCGCATCCCAGTCCCCCTCGGCGACTTGTCTGGCGGCTGAACTCATTTTTTCGAGAGGGTTAAGGAGGAACCTTCGCATTGCAGCACCGATAATAAACAAAGCCAGAAATAGTCCGGCAAACATCGAAATCACTTGAACCTTATATGACTTCGGCAGGTAAAGGACGACCTTTCCGAGTAACTGACCGTCCACTATGACGGAGAACCGTTCGGTTGACGACGAAGCGCCAAGGCGCTCCGGGTTAGTCCGAAAAATCTCCTGATCCGACGCAGATAAAATAGCCGCCTCCATCTTCACTTGCCGCAATTGGGTACGCAATTGATCTTGCCATATCGGATCGCTCCATTTGTCCGTGCCGGCTTCGATCAGGCGAACGATGCCTATCAACTGTTTTTGCTGAATCTCGTCTTGCGGTCCGCTTTTGTCCAAGTTGAACGTTTTTGTCTCCATGAAGTGTGCTGTGATAAAGAAGATCCAAGGCATCTGTAGTATGAAGAAGAAACTCAGCAATAAAAAACTGCGCAGGCGAATCGTTTTCATGTTTACCCTCCCTCGAAGCGATACCCTACTCCCCATACGTTGACCAGGTACTTCGGATCGTTCGGATCGGATTCGATTTTTTCGCGAAGCCGGCCGAGATGCACCCGGATCGTATGCTTATCGCCCACCCCGTCCCAAAATTTTGCAAGCAGCTGTTCATATGAAAAAACATGTCTGGGGTGTTCGGCAAACAATCGCAGCAGCTCGTACTCTCTCGGCGTGAGATCTACATTTTTCCCATCCACTAATACTTCTCTTGCGGACAGGTTCAGCTTGATGCGGCCCAAATCCAGGATCCTTTCATCCGATTGCAGCCGAGAAGACGAACGCCTCAATACCGCTTTTACTCTGGCTACGATCTCGCCGGGCGAAGCGGACTTGACGATATAATCATCGCCGCCAAGCGTCAGCCCTCGAATCTTGTCCACATCGTCGCTGCGTGCGCTGAGGAAAAGGATGGGGACGTTACTCTCCGCCCGAATCCGGCGGCATAACTCAAAGCCGTTTTGTCCCGGCATCATAACGTCAAGAATGATGCAATGAACGGTATTCCGCTCAAACACGGCCCACGCCCCTGCGGTATCGGAAGCGGTCATCACATGAAAATTTTCATACTCCAAAAAATCTCTCAACAGTTCGACGATACTTGGGTCATCGTCGACAACCAGTATCGTGTTTACTTTGCTCATGAATATCCCACCTCTGAATTCCAGTTTATCATTTTTTCCGCAAGAACCTAACGGGACCGCCCGATTTGTGATGAATTGTTTATTGTTTTGTGACTTTTTTGCAGCTTCGTTTGAGATATTCGTTTGTTAAAATGGTGCTTGCGAAGACGGATATGAGGAGGTTTTATCGATGCTGACGGTTCAAATCGTGCTTTTTGACGGCTTTGACCTTCTGGATGCCATTGCGCCTTACGAGGTGTTTAGCGCCGCCGCACTGTATGCCGAAAACGCGATAAGCGTGGAACTCGTCACCGCCGAAGGGCCGAGGTCCGTGCCCAGCGGCATAGGCGGGTTAAAGATTGAAGCAAGCGGCAGGTTGACTCCGGAACGTGCGGGTATCATTCTCGTACCCGGCGCAGGGGGGGAAGTCGACGGTGATGGGCCGAATTCGATCCCGGCTATTCTGGGGCGGGCGATGAATACGGAATTGACCGGTATGATGGGGCGGGCTCTCATGCAAAAGGACGTCGCAGTTGCCGCGGTATGCGGCGGCTCCCTGCTGCTCGCCATGGGGGGTCTCCTGGAAGGCAGACCCACGGTAACCCATCATTTGGGCATGGATCTGCTTGGAGCAACCGGGGCCATTCCCATTACGGCACGCGTAGTGGACGACGGCAACCTGGTTTCCGGCGGCGGCGTAACTTCGGGACTCGATGTAGCGCTGTATTTGGTGGAACGCGAGCTGGGACCGCGCATCGCACATGCGGTAGAGCAGTTGTTCGAATTTGAACGGAGGGGGACGGTTTGGAGAGAAACGGGAAGGGCGCCGGGCGGTCAACAAACAAGGACGGGCGGCGAACCGAACATCGAGGCGGACAAAGCGCCATTCACTTATGGCAGTCCGGGTAACAAAATCACTCAAACGTCCGTATTCGACGGGGATTGGGATACGACAATCGCCACGCCGGTTGGGAAACTGCAGGTCAAGCTCTCCATCTCCACAAGTAATGGAATGATCCAAGGCAAAGCAACTCAAGGGAGTGAGACGGTAGAGCTCTTGAACCCCGTACTGCAGGACAATAAGCTTGCCTGGTCGCTGCAGATCACGAAACCGATGCGCTTAAATTTGAAATTCGAGGTCGCCGCGGATGGAGATCACATGACCGGAATCGCCAAAGCCGGCATGCTGCCGGCATCGAAATTAACAGGCAAGCGGGTGTCCTGACCCGAAATTGCGTATAGGCACTACATATGGAGCCGCGGGGGTGGGAGCACATGAAGAAGCGGAACACATTATATGTACTTTTAGCTTGCGTCAATATTTTATTTATCCTTTACGCTTTGGCGGTCAACTATATAATCGATCCCGGAGCCGAGGCCTTTTTGAGCCATAAAACCGATCTTAAGCGCGAGCTTCATCTACCGGTCTGGTTAACCGTTATGCGCGTTCACGTTGCGTTTGCCTGCATCGCCATGGCGGCGGGGCTGCTCAACTTTTCCAAGCGACTTTTTGAAAAAAGCCGCAAGTTCCATCGCATCAACGGCTACGTGTATATCGTATCCGTACTTGTTGTCGTACTGACTTCCGGATACATGGCGCCATACGCCACCGGTGGAAAAATAAGCAGCATGGGATTCAATATGCTGAATATTATTTGGCTGCTTATCACCGTTACGGCGCTCGCACAAATCAAAAAGAAACGGACCCTCCGGCACCGGAACTGGATGATCCGAAGTTACGCCTTTTGTTTTACGAACATGCTGATTCATCTCATCACCTCGCTTTTTCAGCAGGGATTCGGCGTCAATTACGTTACCGGCTATACCATTGGCGTTTACGGCTCCATTGTGCTGCTGCTGGTCATTCCCGACATTATCATCAGAACGATCGGCCAATCCGGAGATACTCGGGTTACTCCATAAACGAAAGGAAAGGGTTAAGGATGAAAAAAATGTTTGGATTGCTCATGTCGCTTGTGCTCGTTTTAAGTCTGGCTGCCCCTGCGGCAAGTGCGGAAACAACGGACAATCCTGCTGCATCAGAGAACAAAAATGTACATGTTCAAATCGTATTATTCGATGGGTTCGATCTGCTGGACGCATTGGCGCCATATGAAACATTCGCCGCCGCTGGATTGTATTCGGAAGGGGCGCTTACGGTCGAGTTGGTATCGGCAGAAGGCAAACGTTCCGTCCCAAGCGGACTGAACGGCCCTTCTCTCGAAGCTCAGGCCGCACTGGATCCCAATCGTCCGGGAATTATTTTGGTGCCCGGAGCTTCCGGCAAGCCTGCGGGAAATTCGGAAGACGCCATCCCGAACATATTATGGAAAGCCAAGGAAACAGCTTTGCCGGATTTGATAAAACAAGCGATGGACAATAAGGAAATCACTGTGGCAACCGTATGCGGGGGTTCCTTGCTGCTTGCGATGGACGGTTTGCTCAAGGATAG
The window above is part of the Paenibacillus hamazuiensis genome. Proteins encoded here:
- a CDS encoding DinB family protein, which codes for MLNKALLIGDVMHEWAGTRRLLASLPDEHLGWRPHAKSHTLGELATHVVNLLNWQLGILRDPGIDLAITSTRRSALTSRQALLDEFDTNIRELERTLDAIDEAALASDWTLRRGDTVMAVQPKAIAFRTMGMSHMVHHRAQLGVYLRLLDQPVPGVYGPTADELGK
- a CDS encoding SRPBCC family protein, producing the protein MKQRFTTHATFSIERIYRAAPERVFAAWSDRNAKARWYPAAEVFDFRVGGREFTQGGPAGGPVFTFDAYYQEIVPNERLVYTYSLDQGELRISVSIATVELTPTGDGTKLVFTEQGAFFDGHDTPEQLEQGTQQLLDLLGKSLGESNAETFELISRRKLDAPRNLVYRAWTEPELLAQWWGPHGFTNTFNSFDLRPEGVWEYTMHGPDGTDYPHRNVFQEIGPERIVLRHETGHPFIVTATFEDTQGGTEVTFRQKLASKEDYDKLKPICEEGNEQNLDRLGSLLKKI
- a CDS encoding DUF5050 domain-containing protein → MRMKTIAMLGVLLIGLSRADQVLDAQANTVQVSFPAFPVVVNGTYMDVKHSEYPPILYKDVTYFPMTWKNTSALGLAVSWDSAEGLSLQKKGACASPEQDLVPQTNADDTVQAAELTPFSVQVNGKSIDNAKETYPVLLFRSVTYFPMTWRFIHDEFGWKTSWDAARGLSIESCEEQTDRQAEQTDFFNITNGGLVAVQGDWIYANEDRNKLIKFNKNGGEEIKLADDNAVSINIVGEWLYYVAAGSEGGIYKIKTDGTQRSRIVNAPDAVSTIRVKDNSIYYVHRSFQDPEGATGGDHRPDGIRKMNIDGTGDELLVGGKINYYMALHGDKIYYLLEEGAAKHLYVMNLDGSGQTRLQDDVLRMTVVDGWIYFAQDNQLGKMSLDGSVVIPLYKADKVITALSYRDGWIYLARGLFGIQGAATIERIRVDGSGLEEIAMARTTSLYFAGNTLYFQQDNKLGGSYRLEHIDIEKSPDAD
- a CDS encoding sensor histidine kinase, which gives rise to MKTIRLRSFLLLSFFFILQMPWIFFITAHFMETKTFNLDKSGPQDEIQQKQLIGIVRLIEAGTDKWSDPIWQDQLRTQLRQVKMEAAILSASDQEIFRTNPERLGASSSTERFSVIVDGQLLGKVVLYLPKSYKVQVISMFAGLFLALFIIGAAMRRFLLNPLEKMSSAARQVAEGDWDAKLPLSRITEISEVRDGFDVMVKGLRESFRKQAKLEEERRFVIAAVAHDLRTPLFALRGYLDGLEQGIAQSPEKITKYLAVCKEKSAQLDRLVEDLFTFTKMEYLEMKLHYKSIDFKHILQQSMDSLSPQARQKHISIVCHAADGCFISGDVHLLERSINNLLDNAVRHTPSNGEIAVQCYLENDQVKFTIRDTGPGFSAEELERVFEPLYRGEISRNRSTGGSGLGLTISQKIIRRHGGDLAAGNHPEGGAHLAGWIPAAPIRF
- a CDS encoding response regulator transcription factor, with the translated sequence MSKVNTILVVDDDPSIVELLRDFLEYENFHVMTASDTAGAWAVFERNTVHCIILDVMMPGQNGFELCRRIRAESNVPILFLSARSDDVDKIRGLTLGGDDYIVKSASPGEIVARVKAVLRRSSSRLQSDERILDLGRIKLNLSAREVLVDGKNVDLTPREYELLRLFAEHPRHVFSYEQLLAKFWDGVGDKHTIRVHLGRLREKIESDPNDPKYLVNVWGVGYRFEGG
- a CDS encoding DJ-1/PfpI family protein translates to MLTVQIVLFDGFDLLDAIAPYEVFSAAALYAENAISVELVTAEGPRSVPSGIGGLKIEASGRLTPERAGIILVPGAGGEVDGDGPNSIPAILGRAMNTELTGMMGRALMQKDVAVAAVCGGSLLLAMGGLLEGRPTVTHHLGMDLLGATGAIPITARVVDDGNLVSGGGVTSGLDVALYLVERELGPRIAHAVEQLFEFERRGTVWRETGRAPGGQQTRTGGEPNIEADKAPFTYGSPGNKITQTSVFDGDWDTTIATPVGKLQVKLSISTSNGMIQGKATQGSETVELLNPVLQDNKLAWSLQITKPMRLNLKFEVAADGDHMTGIAKAGMLPASKLTGKRVS
- a CDS encoding DUF2306 domain-containing protein, whose translation is MKKRNTLYVLLACVNILFILYALAVNYIIDPGAEAFLSHKTDLKRELHLPVWLTVMRVHVAFACIAMAAGLLNFSKRLFEKSRKFHRINGYVYIVSVLVVVLTSGYMAPYATGGKISSMGFNMLNIIWLLITVTALAQIKKKRTLRHRNWMIRSYAFCFTNMLIHLITSLFQQGFGVNYVTGYTIGVYGSIVLLLVIPDIIIRTIGQSGDTRVTP
- a CDS encoding DJ-1/PfpI family protein, with translation MKKMFGLLMSLVLVLSLAAPAASAETTDNPAASENKNVHVQIVLFDGFDLLDALAPYETFAAAGLYSEGALTVELVSAEGKRSVPSGLNGPSLEAQAALDPNRPGIILVPGASGKPAGNSEDAIPNILWKAKETALPDLIKQAMDNKEITVATVCGGSLLLAMDGLLKDRHAVTNHIGMAALKAAGAIPVDARVVVDGPRLVTGGGVTSGLDVAFYLVERELGPQIAHAVEKLFEYERRGTVWRAEGAAPIDFKPNPQASEEKQPAAGSARSAE